A window of Aquibium oceanicum genomic DNA:
CCATCACGTGCTGGGCCAGCACGTCGAGCGCGCCGATCACCAGCGGCGGCGTATCCTGCGCGCCGAGATAGTTCGCCTCGATCGCGGCGCGGCATTCCATCACCTCGAAGCGGTTGGCCGGCACCAGGATCGCCTTTGACGGCTCGTCCATGCGGTGGTTCGAGCGTCCGATGCGCTGGGCGAGCCGGCTCGCGCCCTTTGGCGCCCCGACATGCACCACGAGATCGACGTCGCCCCAGTCGATGCCGAGGTCGAGCGTGGACGTGGCGACGATGGCGCGCAGGGCGTTCGTCTCCATCGCCTTCTCGACCTTGCGCCGCTGCCCCACGTCGAGCGAACCGTGGTGCAGCGCGATCGGCAGAACGTCCTCGTTCACCCGCCACAGTTCCTGGAACAGCATCTCGGCCTGGCTGCGGGTGTTGACGAACAGAAGCGTCGTACGGTGCCGTCGGATCTCCTCGTAGACCTCCGGAATGGCATAGCGGGCCGAGTGCCCCGACCACGGCACGCGCTCGCGCGATTCGAGGATGGTGATCTGAGGCTTGGCGCCCCCACCGACGGTGACCACATCGGCCATGTCACCGCGCGTCTCCTGTGAGACGAGCCATCGGCGCAATTCCTCCGGCTCCGCGACGGTCGCCGAGAGCCCGATCGCCTGAAATCCCGGCACGAGCGCGCGCAGCCGCGCCAGCCCCAGGGCCAGCAGATGTCCGCGCTTGGAGATCACCAGCGAATGCAATTCGTCGAGCACGACGTAGCGCAGCCCGGAGAAGAACCGCGCCGCGTCCTTCGAGGCGATCAGGAGCGCAAGCTGCTCGGGCGTGGTGAGCAGGATGTCGGGCGGCGATACCTTCTGCCGCTGCCGCTTGTGCGAGGGCGTGTCGCCGGTTCGCGTCTCCATCGTTACCGGCAGGCCGATTTCCGCCACAGGCTTGGCGAGGTTGCGCTCGATGTCGACCGCCAAGGCCTTGAGCGGCGAAATGTAGAGCGTATGCACGCCCCGGAACGCTTCGCCAGGCTTGCGCTTCGGCCGTTCCGCCAGATCGACCAGGCTCGGCAGGAAGCCGGCCAGCGTCTTGCCGGCGCCGGTCGGCGCGATCAGCAGCGCCGATCTGCCATTCTGGGCCTTGGCCAGAAGATCGATCTGGTGCGCGCGTGGCGACCATCCCTTTTCCGCGAACCACCGGATGAAGGGCTGCGGCAGACGGGCGGATGAGATCTCTGTTCCGAGGTCGGGCTGATCGGTCACGAAGTTAGAACTAAACCAGAACAACGAACGCGCCAAGCCGGTAGTCGCGTCCCGAGCGACTGCCGCCGATCTGCGGGCCGCCGACCAGACTCAGTTGAGCGCTTCGAGTACGACGGGAAGCGGCACGGTCGTGGTCTCCACCGCGCCTTCCCGGACATCCTGCCCGCGCCGCGCGATCACGATCAGCCCCTCGATCGGCTCGCCGCGATCCATGCGGATCGCCGCTGGTTCTATAGAGACGACCTGGTATCCGCTCGCGGCCAGGAGATCGCGCAGATAGCGTTCCGAATGCGCGTAGCGTCGGGACGCACGCAACACGAGGGGCTCGGGCCCGGCGTGGTGTTCGACGGAGAAAGCGAGAAAGCCCCCTTGGGTGCAGACCACCGCCGTCGCGGCAAGCAGGCGCTCCAGTGCGCCGACATAGAGGAACACGTCCGCAGCCACCACTAGGTCGGCGCGCAGTTCCCCCGGCGCGAACGTCTGGAGATCCTGAAGGGTCAGCCTGTCGTAGACGCCCTTGGCCTGCGCCCTCTTCAGCATCTGCGCGGAGAGGTCGTAGCCCTCGATGAAGCTCGCGACATGACGCAGGCGCTCGCCCATAAGTCCGGTGCCGCAGCCAAGATCGACCACGTGCGCAAAGCTGCCGGCACCGGCCTGCACGAGCGCCTGTGCGATCAATTCGGGCACACGGTATGCCAGCTTCTCGACCAGCGACTGGTCGAAGCGCTCGGCATACTGATCGAACAGCGCTGCCACGAAGGCGCTCGGCGGCGCGTCGATCTGATGCGCGGCGCCGATAAGACCGAGTTTCATGCTGGCGCCGAGCCGGTCGTTCGGGTCCTGGCGCAGGGCCTCGGTCCAGGCATCGGCCGCACCGGCCAAGTCACCAGCCGTCTCCCGCATCTCGCCGAGGCGGTACCAACCCGCGGCCCAGCCGGGTACCAGCTGCAGCGTCTCAGCCAGTAGATCGGCTGCCGCCGCTTGTTCGCCGCTTGCGAAAAGCATCTCGGCGTAGTCCGCACGCCGGTCCGCGACGAGGTCGCCCGAGGAAAGCTGCATCGATGTCATGAAAGATCGGTCCGGGAACCCGGATATTCCGGGCGGCGGCTTATTGCCCAGTCCGGGAGAACTTGCAAGCGGCATTCCACTGCTTCGAGCGGGCTTCTCCGACGAAGGATCGAACGTCAGTCATCTTGAAGTAATTATTGTGGGTGTTCTTATATTATAGTTTATGATATTTGATCACTTCTTACATATTAGAACGTTTTGAAGCTTGCGCGAAGCTTGCGCCGACACTTTGCCCAAGATTGAATTCCGAAGCCCCTCGATATACTCTTTCACGACGAATTCTCGCGAAGGAGGCACTGATGACCTTGACGACGGTGATTTCACAGCCGAGGCCCGTGGGCAGCGCGACGTCTCAAGCCAGGAGAGAAATGGCGGACCCGAACGCTTTCTCCGACGCCATGGGTGCGCAGTCGAATCAGGCGGCGAACGACGACGGCGGGTCCGAAGGTACCTCGCCGACCGTCACCGCGACCTGGTCCGTCCCCACTGCCGGACTTGGTCCCGAGGATGTCGGCGGTCTGCCGGTCGAACCCGAGGATCAGTTGAGCGGTCTGCCCTTCGAGGAAAGCGACGAACTCAGCGGCCTGCCCGTGGAGCCGAAGGATGAGATCAGCGGATTACCCTTCGAACCGGAGGATGGACTCAGCGGATTGCCGGTAGAGGCGGAAGCGCCTGTCGCAGAAGGTCCGGTCGTGAGGGACAGATGGGTCAGCGAGGCGACCGCTGCATCCTCCGGTCAGGGCGTGTTCACGGGCGACATGGCATTCGAGACGATGTCGAGCCTGTTGGGCCGCTACGCGGCATCTCCGGCGGTACCCTATCAGGCAGCCACCAAGTAGCCGCGTCTCAAAGGGTCAGCGCGGTTCTGCGAAGCGTTCCATGCACGCCTGGAACGCTTCAGTCGTTCCGCAATTGGCCGGCATGTCGACCCTGAGGCGTGCGACGGCGAATTCCTTCCACGGTCGCGGCTCCGTACCCGAAATCTCGACATTGATGAGTCCCGGCAGGGTCGAGCGGTTGTGCCATTCCCCATAGGTCTCGCCGTTCGCGGCGGTATAGGTGAAGGCAAGCTTGATCGGGCCGCGGATCAGCGGCAGGTCCTCGCCGCCGGAGCGCTGGTCGCCATGGTCGCGCCGCGACCGCACGATCGCCTGATCTCCGCCGACGTTTGTGCGCAGATAGGTGACGCGGTCGATGCCTGCCCGCGCGTTGAAGCCCAGCGCCGGACGCAGGAAGGTGATCGTGTTCGCTCCGCCTTCGAAGAGCACCGCGGTACTCTTGTCGTCCTTGGCGAAGGGTTGCGCGGCTTCGAGATCCTCGACCAGCCGATCGAGGATGATGGCGGCCATGTCCGTACGGCTTCCCGACGCGATGAGATCCTGCCAGCGCTGCAGCCAGCTTCCCGTGTAGAGGGAAATGCCGCCGAACAGGATGCTTGCCAGCAGCAGCGCCACGATGGCCTCCAGCAGCGAGAACCCGCTGCGCGAGCGGCGCAGGCGCCTCCTCATGGCCGCCCGATCCGCACCGTCTCGAACAGTGGCTCGGAACCCAGGCCCAAGCCGCTGTTCGCGGTGAGAACCGAAACCAGGTACAGTCGCCATCCCGCGACATCAAGATCGTCTTCGCGGCCCCAGTCGTACGGTTCGACGCGAACCAGGAAGTCGCCGACCGTGCGTTCCCCTTCGCGCAGCGGTTCCAGCCCCATAGCCACTGTGGCGGCGTCCTGCTGCTCCTGGCGCCGTTCTGCCGAGCGTTCCAACCCCCCGAACGATCCGGCGACGCCCCCGATGATCGCTGTAACCGGTCCCATCATCAGCAGCGCTATGACGAAGGCGGCCAGCACCTCGATCAGCATGAAGCCGCGCTTCGGACGGAGCGTCATATGGAGGCCATCTCCACGCGTCCGGTCAGCCAGTCGACGCGCAGTTCCATGGATCGTCCGCCACCTGTAAGCGTCAGCACACCGCCACACGAGCGGCCGTCTGAGAGGTAGCGCAACGCCCGCTGCCCCGCGATGAGGGGGCAAAGGTTCGAGGTGACCCATCGCAGGCCGATGCCGTTGCGGATGGTGAGCGGCTCGCCTCCGGCGACGCTGATGCGTCCGCGCTGCGCGTCCACCTCGATGTCCACCGCGCCCTGCTGCCGGACGGCCAGCGAACGGCCTTCCCGGAACGACGCGGCCACCTTTACGGCCTCCGCCTCCAGATCGGCGGCCGATACGCCCGCCCGCGGTCGCGGCATCAGGACCAGCGCGGCAAGCGACATGACGGCGATCGCCAGCACGATGTCGAGCAGCACGATGCCGCGTCTGGACGCTTTGCGGCGGGCGCGCATCCTATCGCGGCGGGAGCGCGCTGGCTCCGTTTCCGTCCGGACCCGCCGTCGCGATGCGGAAGGTATGGCCGTCGCTGGAGTAGATGTAGTCCCGGCCCCAGGGATCAGTCGGAAGGTTGTCGCCGCGTATGTACGGCCCGTTCCACGTCTGCAGGCTGGATGGCTGCTTGACCAGGGCGCTCAGACCTTCCGACTGGCTGGGATACCGGCCGACGTCGATGAAGAAGATGTCGAGCGCGCTGGAGAACGCCTCGATCTGCAGCTTGGCCGCGCGTTCGCGCGAATCGGAGAGCTGCGCCAGAACGCGCGGCCCGACCAGTGCCGAAATGAGCCCGATGATGGCCAAGACGACCAGCATCTCGATGAGCGTGAAACCCGCCTGCCGCCTGCGCCGGCGCGAAGGGCGGGTCCGGAACGGGTGATTCCTCATCAATCGTTCAAACATGGGTTCAAGCTCCGCTAACGAACCAGATCGTTGAAAGACATTAGCGTCGACATGATCGATACTATCATGCCGCCGATCAAGACACTTATCGTGGCCACGGCCGCAGGTCCCACGAACCCGACCGTGCGCGCCAGTGAGCGCTCCAGTCGCGCCTCGTAGAAGTCGGCGACCTTGTAGGCGAGAGACGCCATCTCGCCGCTCTGTTCCCCGATGCGCAGCATACGCATGGCGAGCGGCGGCAGGTCGAGGATCTCGATCGCCTGGCTGAGCCGCTGGCCCTGGCGTACTGCGTCCGAGGCTCTCTGCGCCCTCTCCCGCGCGACCTCCCCGTGATCCACCGTCTCGCTGATCAGCTTGATGGCGGTCGGGGCGGCAACGCCGGTCTCGCTCATCATGCCGAGCATGCGGGTGAAGCGCGCGGTCCGGTAGCTGTGGGCGATGTCGGACAGGATCGGAAGCTTCCCGCCGATGCTCCAAAGAACCGTCCGCAGCGTACCGCGCCGAGCCGCGATGAACAGTCCGAGGAGCACGGCCGCCAGGAGCGCGAGCAGCCACTCGCCCTGCTCGCGCAGGAAGCGGGACACAACGAGCATGGTGTTTAGGAGCGCATCCGGTTCCCGCGTCTGGGCAAGCATCGGCTCGAATTGCGGCAGGACGCCGATCATGAAGAAGACCAGCACCGCGATCGTGCCCAGCATCAGCACCGCCGGATAGCGCAACGCCTCCGAAACGCGCGCGGCGAGCGCTTCGAAGCGCTGGCGTTCGTCGGCCGTCCGCGCGAGCAGGCTCGGCAGCATGCCGGTCGATTCGGCGACCTTGATCATCGCGATCTGGAAGGGCGGAAAGAGTTGCGGCCAGTCTTCCAGCGCCTGTGAGAACGAGCGCCCGCCCGAAAGGGCGGTGTGGAGCCCGGCGACGACCGGTTTCAGACGGCCATTGTCGAATTCCTTGCCCATGATGGCGAGCGCTTCGTCGATCCGGATCCCGGCGTTGAGCATGATCGACAGGTCCGACAGGAAACGCGTCACCTGCTGAGTGGGTATCTTCCCGCCTGACGATGACGACGCGGTCGCGCCGACACGCTGCTCCTGGACGCTGACGGGGATCAGCCCGCGCCGGTCGAGGAGGCGCGCGGCATCGTCTGCGTCGCCGGCCTCGATACGGCCCTGCTCCAGACTGCCCTGCGCATTGAGAGCCTTGTAGGCGAAAGCGGTCATGGCGAACCGGCTGTACTTTACCCTGCTCCGACTCGCGCCGATCGATCGATCCTCGGTCGCGCTATTTCCCACCCTGCTCGCGGCTCGTCTGGCGCGACGAGTTCTCCAAAGCCGGCGGCTGGATTAGTATACCAAGCCGCTATCTTCCGCAACGGAGGCCAAAGACCCACATCGGGACACCCGCCGTGCTAGCCCAGGCCGCCGGTCATGTCTTTGCGTTCATTGTGGGTTCAGCCGCCCCATGAAAGGATGCTCGCAACGTCAGGGCCCTTGATGGCACTGCACGAAACACAGAAGGAGCGAGCAAATGGCGCATCTGCACTTCGGTCACGACCCGCACAAGCCGGCATCGGCATCTGCGAACGGAGCTTCCCGCTCCCTCGGGCGGTCCCCACTCGCCGTGCGGCTCGCGGCGCCCTTCATGGCATTGGGTGTCTTCCTCGCGGTCGTTCCGGCGTCTACGATGGAAGCTGCCGCGTTCGATTTCAGCCGGGGCCACTCCGGCCCTTCGCCGTTCGTGCGCGCACCGGGCAAGCAGGGACCCGGCTTCAAGCTTCGGCATCAGATACAGGCGAGCCCCATGGAGCGCGTGATCGTCCAGTTCGATCCTTCGAAGGATCGTGGATCCGAGATCCGCCGCATCCTCGACGCGCTCGACGGACTGCCCCACAAAGTGGCCTCCACGTTCGAGGTCACGCCGGCCATCGTGCTGGAGGTGAACGCAAAGGGCATGGAACGCCTGCGCGCCCTGCCCGGCGTGATGGTTCAAATGGATTCGCTCGCCAAGCCTAACTGATTTCGGGCGCGGAGCCGGTCGGGCTACTGGAGCGATCGGAAGCGGATCAGCGCCTGGCCGCCCTCGCCGTCGAGAACGACTTCCGATCCCCTGACGTCGGCGAGCGTCCAGCCGTCCCTGCTCTCGCCCTGGCGCAGGCTGAATGCGCCCTCCGCTCCCTCCGCCCGGAACGTCGCGATGACGAGCCGGGTGGATCGCACGACCCCGACCAGTTCCCATTCCGGCGGCGTGAACTCGACTTCGGGTTCGGCGGCGATTTCGATCTCGGCGGGCGGTTCCACCACGACCGGCGCCGGAATCTCCACGGGCTCGAATTTCTTTGGCGCGCGCCGGTCCGGGGCGAACAGCGGAAGCTCGCGAAGAGAGAGATAGTCCGCCGGCGTGCGTTCGCTCACCGCGAGCGGCGTCGGCAACTGCGCTACCGCCGATCCGCCGAGCGCGGCCGCGCCGAGGATACCCCAGAGGAGCAACCGGGACTGGAAACGGTCCATCAGCTTTCCTCCCCGATTCGGAAGGCCGACAGCGTCATGCGCAGGGACAGCGGGCGATCGCCCGTTGACGCCCCGCTGCTGACGTCGCCGATGCTGCGCTGCGGACGCAGCACGATGGAGTCGATGACAATCACCGGAAGCGAAACCTCGATCGCGTGCAGGAATTCCGGCAGCGACTGTTCCATCACCTCCACGTCTGCATTGAGGCGCACCCGCACCAGCGGCTTGCCGGTCTCGTCCGTGACGTCCCCGACCGCCTCGACCTGAGGCGCGTCGACGGCTCGCACTACCGCGCCCGTGCCGGCGGCGAGGTCGGACACCTCGCGCTGGAACTGCGCCGAGGCGAGCCCCTGCGTTCGCCCGCCCATGAGAAGCTGGATGCCGTCCAGGCTGTTCCCGTCCGCCGCATCGCCGGTACCGGCCATCGACGCGGCACGCTCCTCCATCTGGGCGAGCCGCCGTTCTAGAACCGCGAGCGCCTCCTGTTCGGCCTGCCACGACATCCAGGCATCGCCCGCGAGGATGCCCGCCCCCGCCACGAGAGCGATGACGACGAACAGCGAGGACAGTCGCCCGTCGAACCAGGATCTGCGAGCGGCGCTCAATCCAGCCCCCCGCCGGTGCGGATGAGTGGTAGCGTCTCGAGCACGAAATCCGACGTCGTCCCATCCTCCGAGCGGGTCGCGGGGCCGACGAGCCGGCTCTGCACGAACCGCCCGGACGATTCCAAAGCGGTGAGCACGTCGGGCACGTTGCTGGTCTTGCCGGACAGGCGCACGGTCCCGTCGACGAAGGTGATCTCCGTCGCATAGGCATGGATCGGCAGCGCCGCCGCCAGGTCGTCGAGCGCGCCGACGACGCTCACTGCCTGGTTCTTGATGTCGAGAGCGGCCTGTTCCGGCGCAGTGGCGACTTCTTCGGGATTGCTGGCCTTGACGATGGCGTCGCGGGCTTTCTCCATGCGCGCCTCCAGATTTGCCCGGCGCTCGGCGTTCTCACCGGCGGTCAGGTTGCGCCACAGCAAGGAACCACCCGCCACGACCGCCGCCAGGACGAGGATCGCGGCCAGCGACCGCCTGACCACGCGCCGCGCGTTCCCGACGCCGGCGCGCCCAGTGAGCTGGATGGCGCCTCCCGATCCCGCCGCGGGCGCTTCGACGGTGATGCCCCGCGGCTGTGCGCGTTCGATCTGTTCCAGCACCGGTGCCAGACGCGACCGCCCAACGATGGCGATCGAGGCGACCAGCCGCTTCGCCACGCGATCGATTTCGGCGATCCGGTGTCCTGAATAGGCTTCGGCCGGCGGCAGCGGAGACAGCGAACTCATCCGCGAGGCGACGATCCCGTCCATGTGATCCGCGGCTTCGAGCGGCAGTTCGATCCTGCGCCGGATCAGCCATTGTTCCGGAACGCCAAGCACGACGTTGCGGCCCTTGACGGCGTTGGCGAGGGTGTCGGCACCGCCGGCTTCGCCGAGCTGCACGGCAACGGCCGCGCTGCGCGCGGTGGCTCCGTGCACCGTCAGGGTCTTGCCGTCGGGTGCGATCTCGACGCGCGTACGTTTGCCGCGCATCCCCGATCCCATTGAATCGCTGATCAGCGAGGCGGGACCATCCAGCCAGTCGTCGAACGCCCTGACAACGCCACCCAACGTCATCTGCATGTCAGCCTCGGTGCCTCCCGGTCATCAAGATGGCTGCTTCATTTAGCGTCATCCGCCAGCCGGCGCCAGTCGAGGACCCGGTAGGGTAACTCGTCCTCCGTCGCCACCATGATCGTCGCCTCGTATGCTTCGCGATGCCCCGAAGGCAGCTCGACCGAGAGATCCACCCGCCAGCTCGGCGCCAGGTCCGCGGTGTTGTACTCGATGTCGGAGAGGAATTGCCGGAGTTCGGTCCCGTCGATGCGACCTTCGCGATACCGCGCGATCGCCTGCACGACCGATCGCGGCAGGCCGGGTATCTTTTCCAGCAGTGCGGGGTCGGCATTCTCGATGCGCATTCCTTCCAGCCCCGAGGAAACGGTCACGAAGCGGTCCATGCCCACCGCCACATCTTCGGGCATGTCGCGCACGAGAGCGATTTCATGCACCGAGCGGAACGGATGCGCTTCCTTCGGCTGTCGCGGCGCGGTTGGGCTCGGGTTCTCGCCTTCTTTCGGGTCCGTGTCGTCCGGGCGGCGCTCCAGTATCTCGTCCGAGAGCTTGTCCGAAAGTCCGTTGCTCGCGCCCGCCGCCCGCAACACGCCGGTGATGAGCGGCTTCTGCGCGGTGTTCAGGTCCACCCGCATGGCTTCGTTCTTGAGGATCAGGGACACCGACCCCGAACGCGTCTCCAGGGATCCTGTGAGCGTGTCGGGCATGGTCGTGTTTTCGTCCGACGCCCCTGCCCGGACCAGCCCGGCCGCCAGGGCAAGCCCCGCATCAGCCAGCATGCGCGCGGCCGCCTTGTCTTCGGTGACGCGCACGTTGATGACGACGCTGCTCATGTGAAGCCGCAGCACCACCGCGAGGAACGCGACGAAGACCATCACCCACAGCACGCCGACGAGGATCGCGCCCCGCCGCGACGCAGAACGCGAGCGTGGCAACCAAGCCCTGTGCCGTTCCTCCGTGCGCAGCTGCCTATCCATGGACGGGAAACCACGCCCAGACGAGCACGGCGGAGGGTGCCAAGAAAGTGCCGAAGGGAACCCGAGACACCGCGCGCAACGGCCGGCGTTTCCGCCATGACCGGATGATCACGAAGAGCACGGCTGCCGTCGAGGCAAGCAGGAGTTGCAGGCCGGTACCCCACACGCCCACCAGCATCGCCGAGGCCCCGAGAAGCTTGACGTCGCCGAACCCGATGCCGGAGCGGCCGCGAAGCTGGACATATGCGAACGATATCGCCGCCATCGCCATTCCAACCGCCAGGCCTTCCGCAAAGCTGCCGCCGACCGCCCATGGGTCGGCGGTGGCTTCAAGGCGGAGCAGGAGTGCGACGACAGCGATCATGATCGTGTATCGATCCGGAATGATCATCCTTGTCAGATCTTCGACCGCAATCGCGGCGGCGACAAGGCAGAGGACGAGCCCGGCGATCAGGACCCACCAGGATTGCGCGGCCAGCCGCGGCAGGACGGCGATCGCGAGCAACCCGGCACCGATCAGCGCGCCGCGGCGGCGCGCGGCACTCGGGGTCATTCGATTACGGTCTTGACCGGACGGGGGAGCGGAACGTTGCGGCTCGGCTCCTGCATGATCCGCAACTGCGAACGCATCTGCTCCGCTACCATCTGCGCGTCGAGGCTGTCCTTGATGACCTGCGGGCGGATGAGGATGATCAGTTCGGTGCGGGTCGCGTTGTTCTGGTTGGAACGGAACGCCTCGCCGATGACCGGCAGGTCCCCGAGGACCGGAACGCCGTCGCGCCCGCGCTGCTGCTGTTCCGATATGAGTCCGCCAAGAAGCACGGTCTGGCCGCTGGTCACCGAGACGGACGACTGAATCTTGCGCTGCGAAATCGTCGGCGTCAAAGATTGCGACGAACCCCGCGCGACCGACGATATCTCCTGCTCGATCGACAGGTTGATCGTGCCGTTCGCCGTGATGCGCGGCAGGACCTTGAGGATCACGCCCGTTTCGCGGAACTCAACGTTGTTGACGATCGGCGCCTCGGGGTCGGTCACCGACTGCGCGGTGCGCGTCACGATTGGAATCTCGTCGCCGACCTGGAGAACCGCCGGCTTGTTGTCGAGAACGACCACGTTGGGCGACGAAAGGACCTTGACCTCTGTCACTCCCCTTAGGGCGTCGATGACCACACGAGGATCGGACTCCGGCCCAAGCAAAAGGTTGAAGCCCGGAAGAACCCTCGAGATCGCCGCGTCGGCGACGTCCTTGAACAGCCCGACAGACCCGTCGTTGCCCTGCAGGAAGAACTGGACGCCGTATCTCAGGTCGTTGCTCAGGGTGACCTCGGCGATCGTGGCCTCGATCGCCACCTGCGCCGCCGGGCGGTCCAGTGCCAGGATCGCCTCCTCGATGAGGCGCTGCTGGTCCGGCCTCGCCAGGATCAGCAGCGAGTTGTTCTCGGGATTGGCCGTGACGCGTATCCCGCCGGAGTAGCCGCCGCCCTGGTCGCCGCCGCCCGATTCGATGCCCGTCGACGTATCGTTCTCCAGCGGAAGCGCGTCGGCCATCCGGTCGGAAGGTGTCGCCGGAGCGGCCGGATCGCCGGAACCGCTTCTGCCCGAGCGATCGACAGTCTGCGAATCCGGCGGAAACTGCGCCGCAGGATCCTCCGTTACGGCGGAGGCGCCGTTGAAGATCTGGTTGACCATCGAAGCCAGCCGCGTCGCTTCGAGATGCTGGACGCGATAGACCTGGAGGTACGAAGCCGAGGCTTCGAGCTTGTCGAGCCTCTCGATCCACGCTGCCGCGCGCTGCAGCATCTTCCGTGATCGAGCAACGACCAGAAGCGAGTTGTTCCGCTCGATCGGCTGGATACGGATGGTGTTGCTGCCGCGCCCGCCCTCACCGAGGTCGAGCACCTTGGTGAGTTCGGGGAGCATGCTCTTCGCCGTTCCGTTCTGGATCGGAAAGATGCCGACAGATTCGTTCGCCAGCCAGTCCTGGTCGAACGACATGGCGGCGTCGATGCCGGCGCGCCGTTCGGCCGCGGTTCCCTGGAACAGGAGCGCATTGCCGTTGGGGTCGACCCGCACCATGCCCTGGCGGGAAACGAAGTTCTCGAGCAGCGGCAATATCGTGCTCGCCGAGACATGGCGCAGGGGATAGGCGGTGACGCCGTATCCGGGCTGCACAGTCACGCCCGGGTCGAGTTCCGCGATGCCGATGGCGTCGGATGCCGGCAGCAGCCGCAGCCTGTCTCCCTCCCGCACCATCGCCACACCATTGCTGCGCAAGGCGGATTCGAAGGCGGTTAGGATCTCGCGGGCCGGCAGCGGGCGCGACGTCACGATGGATACGTTCCCGGTCACCCGCTCGTCGAGCGAATAGGTGATCCCGAGCATGTCTCCGAGAACCGTGCGCGCGGCCACCGCGATGTCGGCGTTCTCGAGACTGATATTGAACTCTTCATCGCCGAGCCGCTCGACCGACCTGCGTTCGGAGCTGGTCAGCCTCCCGTCGGTGCCGTAGTAGATGGCTCCCTGGCGGTTGTCGTTCCTGGCCCGCCTGAAGCCCGAAAGGAAACCTCCGCCTTTCGGGGCCCTCGCTCCGAGATTTGCGTGCGTGACGGTGCTCAGGGGATCGGGACGGCCAGAGACGTCGTCGGCGGCATCCTGAAGAAACGGACCGGTCGTGCACCCGGATGTGGAGAACGCAAGGAGGACAGCCAACCCCCAGCCCAGGAAACGCGCTGTGGCCGGATTCCGCCGTCCGGACCTGGAAAAACTCACCGACCTACCCCCAACATTCAAGCGACGGCGCTGGGACGAACCGTACCCACCCGGCTCCGCCTTGACAACTGGCAAGGCCTGTTTTCTCTTCGTCACTTGGCCTTAAGCTGAACAGAGTTGCTAAACCGCCACCGCAACCGGAAGTAAAGACATGTTCAAAGTCATCATACGGTCGGCGGCTGGACCAAGCTGCACATGAACATTCACCATCCTGTGACCGGGGGCGAAGGCCTGCTGGAAGCACTGGCCGGAACGGGAATGATCGGCCGCGCAGAGTTGCATAATCTGTTCGGCGAACTCGTCGAGCCGGGCACCGCTGACATCTACAGGCTCGTGGAAGGCCAGCTCGTCGATCCGGACGCGCTCGCGGCTTTTCTTGCGACATATTACGAGCTCCCCCTGGCAGAACGCGAGGAACTCGCACAGATCGAGCCGATTGCCCAGCATCTTTCGCACAGGTTCCTGATCGACAACTGGCTTCTTCCGCACAGAACTTCCGACGGACGCCTGCGGATCGGGGTCTTCTTCCCGGGCGACAGCGAACCGATCGACGCGTTGCTGGCAGCGTTCGGAGAACCCGCCGAACTGTGGGTGATGTCGGCGCCCGACCTCGAATCCGGCCTGCTCCGGCTCACCGGCAGCGAGAGCGGCGC
This region includes:
- a CDS encoding general secretion pathway protein GspK codes for the protein MDRQLRTEERHRAWLPRSRSASRRGAILVGVLWVMVFVAFLAVVLRLHMSSVVINVRVTEDKAAARMLADAGLALAAGLVRAGASDENTTMPDTLTGSLETRSGSVSLILKNEAMRVDLNTAQKPLITGVLRAAGASNGLSDKLSDEILERRPDDTDPKEGENPSPTAPRQPKEAHPFRSVHEIALVRDMPEDVAVGMDRFVTVSSGLEGMRIENADPALLEKIPGLPRSVVQAIARYREGRIDGTELRQFLSDIEYNTADLAPSWRVDLSVELPSGHREAYEATIMVATEDELPYRVLDWRRLADDAK
- a CDS encoding prepilin peptidase, with amino-acid sequence MTPSAARRRGALIGAGLLAIAVLPRLAAQSWWVLIAGLVLCLVAAAIAVEDLTRMIIPDRYTIMIAVVALLLRLEATADPWAVGGSFAEGLAVGMAMAAISFAYVQLRGRSGIGFGDVKLLGASAMLVGVWGTGLQLLLASTAAVLFVIIRSWRKRRPLRAVSRVPFGTFLAPSAVLVWAWFPVHG
- the gspD gene encoding type II secretion system secretin GspD; translation: MAVLLAFSTSGCTTGPFLQDAADDVSGRPDPLSTVTHANLGARAPKGGGFLSGFRRARNDNRQGAIYYGTDGRLTSSERRSVERLGDEEFNISLENADIAVAARTVLGDMLGITYSLDERVTGNVSIVTSRPLPAREILTAFESALRSNGVAMVREGDRLRLLPASDAIGIAELDPGVTVQPGYGVTAYPLRHVSASTILPLLENFVSRQGMVRVDPNGNALLFQGTAAERRAGIDAAMSFDQDWLANESVGIFPIQNGTAKSMLPELTKVLDLGEGGRGSNTIRIQPIERNNSLLVVARSRKMLQRAAAWIERLDKLEASASYLQVYRVQHLEATRLASMVNQIFNGASAVTEDPAAQFPPDSQTVDRSGRSGSGDPAAPATPSDRMADALPLENDTSTGIESGGGDQGGGYSGGIRVTANPENNSLLILARPDQQRLIEEAILALDRPAAQVAIEATIAEVTLSNDLRYGVQFFLQGNDGSVGLFKDVADAAISRVLPGFNLLLGPESDPRVVIDALRGVTEVKVLSSPNVVVLDNKPAVLQVGDEIPIVTRTAQSVTDPEAPIVNNVEFRETGVILKVLPRITANGTINLSIEQEISSVARGSSQSLTPTISQRKIQSSVSVTSGQTVLLGGLISEQQQRGRDGVPVLGDLPVIGEAFRSNQNNATRTELIILIRPQVIKDSLDAQMVAEQMRSQLRIMQEPSRNVPLPRPVKTVIE